One Vicia villosa cultivar HV-30 ecotype Madison, WI unplaced genomic scaffold, Vvil1.0 scaffold7, whole genome shotgun sequence genomic window carries:
- the LOC131643112 gene encoding thaumatin-like protein 1b isoform X3, whose translation MGRLIFFLIILTFFTLSFLSEVQSTSFKIVNKCRHTIWPGLLSGATSPPLPTTGFALKSGESRTVKIPKAWSGRLWARTLCGHGSDGQFSCVTADCGSGKVECAGGGAKPPASLAEFTLNGADGLDFYDVSLVDGYNLPMLVVAKGGTRGGCSPTGCLVDLNEGCPADLKVARGNGSGDNVACRSACEAFADPRYCCSEAYSTPDTCAPSVYSQFFKHACPRSYSYAYDDKTSTFTCASANYLIVFCPLPYTSQKVLGARQDGAQLPLVNKTMMYLKKQHSGGSSSTGRK comes from the exons ATGGGTCGCCTTATTTTCTTTCTCATCATTCTCACCTTCTTTACATTATCTTTCCTCTCAG AGGTACAGTCAACATCGTTCAAGATTGTAAACAAGTGCCGTCACACAATATGGCCAGGATTACTCTCCGGCGCCACCTCTCCGCCGCTACCCACTACCGGATTCGCTCTTAAAAGCGGAGAGTCAAGGACTGTTAAAATCCCGAAAGCTTGGTCGGGTAGGTTATGGGCTCGGACTCTCTGCGGCCATGGCTCCGACGGACAATTCTCCTGTGTCACCGCTGACTGTGGTTCTGGTAAAGTAGAGTGCGCCGGCGGTGGGGCTAAACCTCCGGCATCATTGGCGGAGTTCACCTTAAACGGAGCTGACGGGTTGGATTTCTACGACGTGAGTTTGGTCGACGGTTATAATCTTCCGATGCTGGTTGTGGCTAAAGGCGGCACTAGGGGAGGCTGCAGCCCTACTGGGTGTCTTGTTGATCTTAACGAAGGTTGCCCAGCGGATCTTAAGGTGGCGCGTGGTAATGGGAGTGGTGATAACGTTGCGTGTAGAAGCGCGTGTGAAGCTTTTGCGGATCCTCGTTATTGTTGTAGTGAGGCGTACTCTACGCCTGACACGTGTGCTCCTTCTGTATACTCGCAGTTTTTTAAGCATGCATGCCCACGCTCGTATAGCTACGCGTATGATGATAAGACTAGCACATTCACGTGTGCCTCCGCTAATTATTTGATCGTGTTTTGTCCCTTGCCTTATACAAG CCAAAAAGTGTTGGGAGCACGACAAGACGGGGCGCAACTTCCTCTTGTAAACAAAACTATGATGTACTTAAAAAAACAACACTCTGGCGGTTCTTCATCAACAG GCAGAAAGTAA
- the LOC131643112 gene encoding thaumatin-like protein 1b isoform X1: protein MGRLIFFLIILTFFTLSFLSEVQSTSFKIVNKCRHTIWPGLLSGATSPPLPTTGFALKSGESRTVKIPKAWSGRLWARTLCGHGSDGQFSCVTADCGSGKVECAGGGAKPPASLAEFTLNGADGLDFYDVSLVDGYNLPMLVVAKGGTRGGCSPTGCLVDLNEGCPADLKVARGNGSGDNVACRSACEAFADPRYCCSEAYSTPDTCAPSVYSQFFKHACPRSYSYAYDDKTSTFTCASANYLIVFCPLPYTSQKVLGARQDGAQLPLVNKTMMYLKKQHSGGSSSTGLIQTQLIAYVASITLAIFLSCSHN, encoded by the exons ATGGGTCGCCTTATTTTCTTTCTCATCATTCTCACCTTCTTTACATTATCTTTCCTCTCAG AGGTACAGTCAACATCGTTCAAGATTGTAAACAAGTGCCGTCACACAATATGGCCAGGATTACTCTCCGGCGCCACCTCTCCGCCGCTACCCACTACCGGATTCGCTCTTAAAAGCGGAGAGTCAAGGACTGTTAAAATCCCGAAAGCTTGGTCGGGTAGGTTATGGGCTCGGACTCTCTGCGGCCATGGCTCCGACGGACAATTCTCCTGTGTCACCGCTGACTGTGGTTCTGGTAAAGTAGAGTGCGCCGGCGGTGGGGCTAAACCTCCGGCATCATTGGCGGAGTTCACCTTAAACGGAGCTGACGGGTTGGATTTCTACGACGTGAGTTTGGTCGACGGTTATAATCTTCCGATGCTGGTTGTGGCTAAAGGCGGCACTAGGGGAGGCTGCAGCCCTACTGGGTGTCTTGTTGATCTTAACGAAGGTTGCCCAGCGGATCTTAAGGTGGCGCGTGGTAATGGGAGTGGTGATAACGTTGCGTGTAGAAGCGCGTGTGAAGCTTTTGCGGATCCTCGTTATTGTTGTAGTGAGGCGTACTCTACGCCTGACACGTGTGCTCCTTCTGTATACTCGCAGTTTTTTAAGCATGCATGCCCACGCTCGTATAGCTACGCGTATGATGATAAGACTAGCACATTCACGTGTGCCTCCGCTAATTATTTGATCGTGTTTTGTCCCTTGCCTTATACAAG CCAAAAAGTGTTGGGAGCACGACAAGACGGGGCGCAACTTCCTCTTGTAAACAAAACTATGATGTACTTAAAAAAACAACACTCTGGCGGTTCTTCATCAACAGGTCTAATCCAAACGCAGCTTATAGCTTATGTTGCATCTATCACTCTGGCAATTTTTCTGTCTTGCTCTCATAATTAA
- the LOC131643112 gene encoding thaumatin-like protein 1b isoform X2: MGRLIFFLIILTFFTLSFLSEVQSTSFKIVNKCRHTIWPGLLSGATSPPLPTTGFALKSGESRTVKIPKAWSGRLWARTLCGHGSDGQFSCVTADCGSGKVECAGGGAKPPASLAEFTLNGADGLDFYDVSLVDGYNLPMLVVAKGGTRGGCSPTGCLVDLNEGCPADLKVARGNGSGDNVACRSACEAFADPRYCCSEAYSTPDTCAPSVYSQFFKHACPRSYSYAYDDKTSTFTCASANYLIVFCPLPYTRWCVKGMNFKNNPRHYLQGYRFQIDHMWLDQFIWSPYLGFASPRHEDSLIGAQERI, encoded by the exons ATGGGTCGCCTTATTTTCTTTCTCATCATTCTCACCTTCTTTACATTATCTTTCCTCTCAG AGGTACAGTCAACATCGTTCAAGATTGTAAACAAGTGCCGTCACACAATATGGCCAGGATTACTCTCCGGCGCCACCTCTCCGCCGCTACCCACTACCGGATTCGCTCTTAAAAGCGGAGAGTCAAGGACTGTTAAAATCCCGAAAGCTTGGTCGGGTAGGTTATGGGCTCGGACTCTCTGCGGCCATGGCTCCGACGGACAATTCTCCTGTGTCACCGCTGACTGTGGTTCTGGTAAAGTAGAGTGCGCCGGCGGTGGGGCTAAACCTCCGGCATCATTGGCGGAGTTCACCTTAAACGGAGCTGACGGGTTGGATTTCTACGACGTGAGTTTGGTCGACGGTTATAATCTTCCGATGCTGGTTGTGGCTAAAGGCGGCACTAGGGGAGGCTGCAGCCCTACTGGGTGTCTTGTTGATCTTAACGAAGGTTGCCCAGCGGATCTTAAGGTGGCGCGTGGTAATGGGAGTGGTGATAACGTTGCGTGTAGAAGCGCGTGTGAAGCTTTTGCGGATCCTCGTTATTGTTGTAGTGAGGCGTACTCTACGCCTGACACGTGTGCTCCTTCTGTATACTCGCAGTTTTTTAAGCATGCATGCCCACGCTCGTATAGCTACGCGTATGATGATAAGACTAGCACATTCACGTGTGCCTCCGCTAATTATTTGATCGTGTTTTGTCCCTTGCCTTATACAAG ATGGTGCGTTAAAGGCATGAACTTCAAGAACAACCCCCGCCACTATCTCCAAGGATACCGGTTCCAAATTGATCACATGTGGCTGGATCAG TTTATTTGGAGCCCGTATCTAGGATTTGCGTCCCCACGACATGAAGATAGTTTGATTGGAGCGCAAGAACGTATATAA